CATCGAATGAACCAGCGACGCAGCCGGCGGCACATCACCAGGCCCCGCAGACATCGCCCTCTTCGAGCCGTCATGTCGCAAGGAGCCCGACGGGCAATCCTGGCGCGCAGGGGACGGAAAATCCATCAGATGAATTCGAAATATCCGGTTTCGCAGCGCACCACGCACACCCTGCTGTGCCCGCAAACCCACGCCCCTCTTCGCCCGCTGGCCAAAACCGGGATTTCCCTAGGCTGACATGCCGCCGCTCACGCGGTTAAATAAATCAACGTGATTTATTTAATGCGTCGACACCCGGCGCGACATGGAAGGAGACGCCATGAGAAGCCCGCACATCGGCCAGGGAAGCAACTCGGCCAACGTGCGCCGTTACAACGAGCGCCTGCTGCTGAAGACGCTGCGCCGCGCCGGCAGCGCGTCGAAGGCCGACCTCGCCCGGCTCGCGAACATGACGGGCACGGCGGTCGGCAGCATCATCGCGTCGCTTGCCGACGCAAAGCTGATCGAATTCGCCGGTCGTACCGAAGGTCAGCGCGGCCAGCCGGCGTCGCTGATCCGCCTCGATCCGCGCGGTGCGTTCGGCATCGGCGTCCATCTCGACCGGATGCGCATCGAGACGGCGCTCGTCAATTTCGCGGGCGACGTGCTCGGCCGCCGCTCGCACGACACGCTGCTCCCGCCGCCCGCCGACGTGCTCGAGATCGTGCGGCGCGACATCGACGCGATGCAGGACCTCCTCCCCGAGCATGAGCGCGCGCGCCTGACGGGCGTCGGCGTCGCCCAGCCATACAACCTCGGTGCCTGGATGCGCGAACTCGGCCTCGCGCCCGACACGTTCCGCGCCTGGGAAGAGGTGGACTTCGCGAGCGACCTCGGGCGCACGCTGTCGCTGCCCGTGTTCGGCGAAAACGACGGCAATGCGGCCGCCATCGCCGAATTGTTCTACGGGTACGGCCGGCAGTGCGACGACTTCGTCTACCTGTTCATCGGGCCCGCGATCGGCGGCGGCATCGCGATCGACGGCGACTGCCTGCGCGGCGTGACCGGCAACGCCGGCGACGTCGCCGTGATTCCCGTGCCACCGAGCCGGCTGGCGTCCGCGCCGCCGCCGCGCGGCCCGTGGGACATCCTGCTCGCCCGCGCGTCGCTGCATGCGCTCGTGCGCCACCTGCGCCATCACGGCGAGATCGTCGAGAACCGCGCCGACCTCGAGGCCTGCATCGCGCGCGGCCTGCCGGCGGTCGACGAATGGATCGACGACTGCGTCGACGCGCTCGCGCCGGCATTGCGCGCGGTGCTGTGCGTGGTCGATGCGCCGGTGGTCGTGCTCGACGCCGATACCGACGCCGGCCTG
This window of the Burkholderia cepacia GG4 genome carries:
- a CDS encoding ROK family protein; translated protein: MRSPHIGQGSNSANVRRYNERLLLKTLRRAGSASKADLARLANMTGTAVGSIIASLADAKLIEFAGRTEGQRGQPASLIRLDPRGAFGIGVHLDRMRIETALVNFAGDVLGRRSHDTLLPPPADVLEIVRRDIDAMQDLLPEHERARLTGVGVAQPYNLGAWMRELGLAPDTFRAWEEVDFASDLGRTLSLPVFGENDGNAAAIAELFYGYGRQCDDFVYLFIGPAIGGGIAIDGDCLRGVTGNAGDVAVIPVPPSRLASAPPPRGPWDILLARASLHALVRHLRHHGEIVENRADLEACIARGLPAVDEWIDDCVDALAPALRAVLCVVDAPVVVLDADTDAGLLDAVTTRLRAALVATAPEARGTPTLVRGTFGADAGAIGAATLPMYFNFSPRAGILKGARTESQEVNHVAI